The following proteins come from a genomic window of Triticum aestivum cultivar Chinese Spring chromosome 6A, IWGSC CS RefSeq v2.1, whole genome shotgun sequence:
- the LOC123130328 gene encoding uncharacterized protein — translation MLPCTRPSPRGEMRINHLEAAALPVQCMFSPDDFQRRSTPCNQMASCTSYQVVRLTWRIDVLGHMAMLVRVMIETGYRWYPEYTVEEQYRNLSKASTCASSGYTPRILELPILSTGRMGSELLSDVCSGYCLFDDDHNPS, via the exons AT GCTGCCTTGCACGCGCCCTTCTCCGCGAGGGGAGATGCGGATCAATCACCTCGAGGCTGCCGCGTTACCTGTACAGTGTATGTTCTCGCCAGATGATTTTCAGCGACGTAGTACGCCATGCAACCAG ATGGCTTCTTGCACCTCCTATCAGGTTGTCCGTTTGACCTGGCGCATCGATGTGCTAGGTCACATGGCCATGTTGGTTCGCGTCATGATTGAGActggttaccgttggtatcccgagtacaccgtAGAGGAACAGTACCGGAATTTAAGCAAAGCCAGTACATGTGCATCGTCAGGATATACCCCTCGTATCCTGGAGCTACCGATCCTATCCACTGGTCGTATGGGCTCGGAGTTACTATCAGATGTCTGTTCAGGATACTGCCTATTCGATGATGACCATAATCCAAGCTAG